The following proteins are encoded in a genomic region of Bacteroidota bacterium:
- a CDS encoding T9SS type A sorting domain-containing protein, producing the protein MKNLVLTIATIFSLNSFATQATNSLPKTGIPTSTINLTPTTSVPAPVVAAETNASVQTTISMSPSHNGAGTVQVLNTNQPITISIADLSGKNVFEKTISGNTFDLAGTMTTSGIYIISIKQNDSVISSKTWIVAK; encoded by the coding sequence ATGAAAAATCTAGTCCTAACAATCGCCACCATATTTAGCTTGAATTCATTTGCTACTCAAGCCACTAATTCACTTCCTAAGACAGGTATCCCTACCTCTACTATTAATCTTACTCCCACAACTTCAGTTCCAGCTCCTGTTGTTGCTGCCGAAACCAATGCATCTGTTCAAACAACTATTAGTATGAGTCCTTCACATAATGGTGCAGGTACTGTTCAGGTGCTAAATACCAATCAACCGATAACTATTTCGATAGCTGACCTTAGTGGAAAGAATGTTTTTGAAAAGACCATTTCTGGAAACACTTTCGATTTAGCTGGCACAATGACCACGTCGGGAATCTATATTATATCAATCAAACAAAACGATTCAGTGATAAGCTC